TCCTGCTGTTCATCACGCTGGTCAGCGCCATCCTGGTGGCGGCGCCCATCGCCCTGAAGACGTTCGGCCTGCGCTCGGGCTGGATGTTCGGGGTCCGCTGGCTGGCGCTGTTCTTCGTGGCCGCCGCCGCCTTCTCGGTCGCGTACCGCTTCGGCCCCTGCCGCCGGCGGGCGCGCTGGCGCTGGGTGACCTGGGGCGCGGTGGTCGCCGCGGTTCTGTGGATGGCCGGGTCGGCGGGCTTCTCCTGGTACGTCAACAACATCGCCCACCTGCAGGTGACCTACGGCTCGCTGGGCGCGGCGATCGGCTTCATGCTGTGGGTCTGGTTCTCGGTGCTGGTGGTGCTGACGGGCGCCGAGCTGAACGCCGAGATCGAGCACCAGACCGCGGTCGATTCCACCGTCGGGCCGCCCAAGCCCATGGGCGAGCGGGGCGCGGTGATGGCCGATTCCGTCGGCCTGCGGTTCATCGGGGTGCGCAAGGGCGCGCGCCTGCTCTGGGCCGACGTGCGCCGCCAGGGCGCCAACCTCCTGCGGCGCGACCGCGCCCCGCCGCCTCTGGCGAAGCGCGGCGACGGCCCCTAAGGTGCGCCGCCGGGCGGACGCGGTAGGGATCGAGATGCTGAAGAAGTTGCTGTCGCGCGGCGCGGCTCCCGCGCCGGCTCCCGCCGCGGTTTCCCCCGGTCCCGAGGCCTACTTCGGTCTTATGGCCCAGGGCGCCGCCTACGGCCGCGACGTCGAGGCCTGGGCGGCCGGCTATCAGGCCGCCGACCCGTTTCCGCACATCATCCTCGACGGGCTGTTCGACCCCGGCGTCCTGCGGCGCGTGGTGGACGAGATCCCGTCGCCCCTGGCGCCCAATTCGCTGTTCACCGCCGACGTGAAGCACCTGCAGGAGAACAAGTTCGCCTGGCGCGACGTGCCGGCGCTCGGGCCCGAGAGCACCCGCCTGATCGGCTTCCTGAGCGGCAAGCCCTTCCTGGAGTTCCTCAGCGCGCTGACCGGCATCCCCGGCCTGCTGCCCGACCCGTACCTGTGGGGCGGCGGCTTCCACCAGATCCTGGCGGGCGGCAAGCTCGCCATCCACGCCGACTTCAACATCCACCCGGTGACCCAGCTCTACCGCCGGGTGAACCTGCTGCTCTATCTGAACGAGGGCTGGGAGGCGGCCTGGGGCGGCGACCTCGAGCTGTGGAACCGCGACATGGACGCCTGCGTCCAGCGCATCGCCCCGTTGTTCAACCGCACCGTGGTGTTCAGCACGACGGACGTCTCGTTCCACGGCCATCCCGAGCCGATGACCTGCCCGCCCGACAAGGTGCGCCGTTCGCTCGCGCTCTACTACTACACCTACGAGCGCCTGCCCCACGACCCGCACTCGACCCTCTGGCGCGACCGCCCGGGCGACGCGGGCAAGGTCCAGGCGGCGATGGACGACTTCTGGAAGAAGACCTGACGCCCTAGACCCCCTGGGTCTGGACCCGCCGGTGCTCCATGTAGGCGGCGGTGCGCGCCGCCGTCTCCTCGCCGAAGTAGCGGCCGACGACGTGCAGGGCCAAGTCGATGCCCGAGGTCAGGCCGCCCGCCGTCGCCACCCTGCCGTTGTCGACGAACCTGGGTCCCCGCTGCAGCCGCACCTTCGGGAACTCCTTTTCGAAGGCGTCCCAGAAGTCGTGGTGGGTGGTGGCGGGCAGGCCGTCGAGCAGGCCCACCCGGGCGAGCTGGAAGGCGCCGGTGCAGACGCTCATGGTCACCTCCGCCTTGGCGCTCGCCGCCTTCAGCCAGGCGCGCGACTCCTCGGTGGACCGCTGGGCGGGCACGACGATCACGTCCGGCTGCGGCGCGTCGGCGACGGCGAAGCGGGGCTGCACCACCAGGCCGCCGGTCATCCGCACGGGCTCCGGCGTCGGGGCGACGGTGTAGAGCGAGAAGTGCGCCATGCGGCCCTCCACCTCGGCCATGGCGTCCTGGAACACCTCCCAGGGCCCGGCCGTGTCGATGACGTTGGCGTTGTCGCCCAGCAGGAACGCGACCTTGATCCCATCCCGCGGGCGCAGGGGCTGGGGCGCGGCCGGCGAGGCGCCCAGGACAGTGGCGGCGAGCGTGGCGCCGACGATGAGCTGGCGGCGGTCCATGGCGGGGTCTCCCGAGCTTCGCCGTCACGTTAGGCGCCGGGGCGGGGTGGGCGACAGGACGCCCAACGGTCAAATCCGGCCATCGCGCTTGCCCGCCGGTCCGCCCCCGGCGAAGCTCGCCGCATGAAGGTGGTGATGCTGGCCTTCCCCGACGCCCAAGTCCTCGACATCGCAGGACCCCTTGAGGTGTTCGCCCGCACCAGCCGCTGGCTGGCCGACGCCGGTCTGAGCCCTGCTCCGGCCTATGAGATCGAGCTGACCGCCGCCGCCGCCGGCCCCTTGCGGACCTCCGGGGGGCTGGAGCTGAACGTGGCGCGCCGCTTCGAGGCGGTCGAGGCCTGCGACGTGCTGCTGGTCGCCGGCGGCATCGGCTGGGCGACGGCGGCCGCCGACGAGCCCCTGCTGGACTGGCTGCGCCGCACGGCGCCGCGCGCCGGTCGGGTGGGGTCGATCTGCACCGGCGCCCTGGTGCTGGCCGCCGCGGGCCTGCTGCGCGGGCGCCGGGCGACCACCCACTGGGCCTACTGCGAGCGGC
The Phenylobacterium zucineum HLK1 genome window above contains:
- a CDS encoding 2OG-Fe(II) oxygenase codes for the protein MLKKLLSRGAAPAPAPAAVSPGPEAYFGLMAQGAAYGRDVEAWAAGYQAADPFPHIILDGLFDPGVLRRVVDEIPSPLAPNSLFTADVKHLQENKFAWRDVPALGPESTRLIGFLSGKPFLEFLSALTGIPGLLPDPYLWGGGFHQILAGGKLAIHADFNIHPVTQLYRRVNLLLYLNEGWEAAWGGDLELWNRDMDACVQRIAPLFNRTVVFSTTDVSFHGHPEPMTCPPDKVRRSLALYYYTYERLPHDPHSTLWRDRPGDAGKVQAAMDDFWKKT
- a CDS encoding GlxA family transcriptional regulator, whose translation is MDRRQLIVGATLAATVLGASPAAPQPLRPRDGIKVAFLLGDNANVIDTAGPWEVFQDAMAEVEGRMAHFSLYTVAPTPEPVRMTGGLVVQPRFAVADAPQPDVIVVPAQRSTEESRAWLKAASAKAEVTMSVCTGAFQLARVGLLDGLPATTHHDFWDAFEKEFPKVRLQRGPRFVDNGRVATAGGLTSGIDLALHVVGRYFGEETAARTAAYMEHRRVQTQGV